CAACGACGCAGCCGTGCCCCGCGCTGCATATGCTTCAAGCATCATCGATGGCTCGCCGTCATACGTCCTCTCGCGACAGATGCCGAGGAGTGCTGCTACCGCATCAAGCACGCGACCGGTCGACGTAGTTACCGGACAGTTGAATTTTTTTGCCGTCTGCTGGCTAAGCACGCGAAGTGCAACATCATCCCATCCGCGCCCGGCGAGCAGATCAAGCGTTGCATCATCAGGCAGAATACCATACAGCATCCGTTCCGGGAACCGCGTTGCAAGATCTCCTCCCGGCATCAGTACCGGCTCCAGATGACCGGTCCTTGCATAGCCGTTCTCAGGAGAGCCGGTCAGAATCTCTCCGCCCCAGATCGTTGCATCATCTCCGTACCCGACACCATCGATTGCAATCCCCACAACCTCCTCGGTCGTCACCGACGCAATGTGTGCGCGGTGATGCTGGACCGGACAGAGGACGGCGTTATACTCTTCGGCAAGCTCATGCGCAACTCTGGTGCTCAAGAACTGCGGATGCAGGTCGTGAGCAATGATCTCCGGTCTCGCACGGGTAAGGCTCGTGAGTTTTTCGATCGTCTCATTGAGATAGGCAACGGTCGCAGGGTTGCGAATGTTTCCAATGTGCGGCGAGGTCACCACAAACCCGTCTTTGTAGATCGTCGCGTTCGCATTCAGTTCCGGCCCGACACCAAGAATCTGTGAATTCCCAAGATCCATCGCGGTCCGAAGTGGTGCAAGACCGCGCGACATTCTGATGATATAGCCGTCACGGACCACTGAGTCATCGCATCGGTTAACAATCTCCCGGTCATGCGAGAGGATGTACTCTGCAACATTTCCCATCCGTTCCGTGATGTACGAGGTCTCGGTGATCATCGGCGTTCCCGGCACATTCGCACTCGTCATCACGAGAAGCGGATGCTGCAGTTTCTCAAAAAGCAGATGATGCAGACCGGTGTAGGGCAGCATGACTCCAAGATTGTGCAGCTCCGAGAGATCAAGGTGCGCAGCAGGATCGCGTTTGTCAAGGATCATGATCGGATGAACCGGCCCCTCAAGCATCTCACGCTCTGCGCCGCTCCGGCTCACCACATAATTGTCGAGTGACTCAGGTTTCATCATCACCGCAAGCGACTGGTGCGGTCTGCCGAGGAGCTCCTTCAGCCGATTTGCCGACTCTTCCACACAGCAGATGTGAAACCCTCCCATCCCGCGAACCGCAACAATGCATCCTGCATCAAGCAGCTCCGCAGTTTTTCCAATCGGATCATCTGTTTCCACAGGGGATCCAGCGCCTGTCATCAGTAAAAGTTTCGGCCCGCACTCGCTGCACGCAACCGTCTGGGCATGATGCCTGCGGTTGTGCGGATCATGGTAATCCGCGAGACAGCCGTCGCAGGGAGGGAACGCATCCATCGATGTTCGCTCGCGGTCGTACGGCACCGCACGGATGATGCTGTACCGTGGCCCGCAGTCGGTGCAGGACGTTCCCCAGTATCCGTAGTACCGGCTGTTCGGATTCAGAATATCTGCAAGACAGCTCTCACAGGTTGCAATATCTGCAGGAATGAATCCGGTTCGTGCGCCGTCAGCGCTTGGAAGAATTGAAAATTTGTCGGGTACGGCGAAGCCTTCGGGCAGGGGTTCTATAGTGACTGAATCAATCACCGACATTTTTGGTCCTTTCGATACTGCGGAACAGAACTCCTCGAACTGGTTTCCGAACGCTGTTATCTCCACCTCACTTCCATGATTGATAACACTCCCGCGGATACCAAACTTTTCCGCCTTCGCGTAGATGAAAGGCCGGAACCCCACTCCCTGCACAATCCCGCGTAAAATAACTCTGCCGCCCCGCATGTATCTAACTCAAAAACCATTATAGAATCACAGACAATATAAGTGTAGGGTTTCTGCACCAGAAGCCGGAGGAAACAATGCCCGACGATCCATTAACCAACATACTCAGAAGCAAGCGCGAGACCACACGCTTTCAGGTCCTTGTGGAGGTTGCAGAACACCAGCCCTCGATCCGCCAGCAGGAGATCGCAGAAAAGCTCGGCGTCACCCCGCAGGCAATCTCCGAGTACGTCCGCGACCTTGTTGAGGATGGGTTCATCAGCGCTGAAGGACGCGGCCGGTATTATGTAACGCACAAAGGTGTTGAATGGGTCTTAAACAATGCCGAGGTCCTTGAGTCCTACGCCCGCCATGTCCGCCGCGACATCATTCATCAGGTCGCAACATGGGCAGCAATCGCAGACACCGATCTGAAGAACGGCGACTCGGTCGGCGTCTACATGAAGAACGGATGGTTGTATGCAGGAAAAAAACCGCAGACCGCCATGGGCATGGTGACTGCGGACGCAAACGCAGGGATGGACGTCGGCGTTGCCCGTCTTGCGGGCATTATTGAACATACCGAAGGAAAAATCGACATTGCCAAAGTTCCGCGCATCGAACGCGGCGGATCAAAGATGGTTCCTTCAGACAAACTCCTCTCTCTGGTGAAAAATGCAGATATTGTCGGCGCGGTCGGACTTGAGGCATACCTTGCGCTGAAAAATTCGGGCGTGACTCCTGATATGTTCTTCGGCGCGCGCGAAGGTGTCATTGAGGCAGCATTTCATGGCATGCACTGCCTCATGCTGATTGTGGACGAGGAGTTCACTGACTTCCTCAAACGGCTTGAGACTGCGGGTCTCTCCTATACGATACATGAACTGGTGAGCTAATACGTGGTAACTGTTGTCCAGCCCTATAAAAAAGGGTACAAAACCTATTTTTGTGATGATTCCAAAAACGGAAAAATAAAACATGTGGGAACCGTCGAGCTTGAACAGACCTCGAAGGGTGTTCGGCCCTCCGAGTTTTTTGTTCGGAGGCCCGGCACCTCGCATGCACAGAAGACGCCGACCAAGGAACTGATAACCGTTCTCCGGTCAAACGGCATGGTCCAGCTGACGGAAACGATGCCTGAGTTCCAGGAGTTCCTTGACAGCATGCAGATTCCGTGGGAGCGGGTGACACTCTGCCGGACCTGCATGTTTGATGACCGGCTCACACTTCTGTCGGATGCAACCCGCATCAGATGCGGGCAGGAGTTTGTCTGTCTTGACTGTGCGAAGCGCGAGCTCCGCCGCGAACTTGCCCACATCAAGAGGCTTGGGAAAAAGACGCAAGGTCATATCGAGGATCTCTTAGAAGAGTACCGCGATCTTGACATGGTGCTTGCAATTCTCCAGCCCGAGTCGCTTGACATCAAGAAGACGATGTTCGACCGGCTTGAAGCTCACGAGCAGACGCCGACCGAGCGGATCGAAAATCTCCCGCTGCCCCGCGAGTTCGTGGATGTGTGCGGTGTCGAGACACTGATGCCGGCACAGCAGAGAGCGGTTGAGTCAGGACTTTTGTTTGGAAAAGATCTTCTGGTGGTCGCAGCGACCGCGAGCGGCAAGACATTCATCGGTGAGATGGCAGGTCTGAAAAATTATCTGGAGAAGCGCGGACGCATGCTGTTCCTTGTGCCGCTCGTCGCACTCGCGAACCAGAAGTACGACAGGTTTTCGCAGAAGTACGAGAAGCTTGCCTCAACTTCTCTGATGACCGGAGTCTCGCGTGTGAATCTGCCGGAGACAAAACCAATCGGCAACCGCGGGTCCGGCGGAGGAATTGTTGTCGGAACGTATGAGGGTGTGGACAATCTCTTAAGAAAAGGATCAGCGATGCACAACATCGGAACGATTGTGATTGATGAAGTGCAGATGCTCGAAGACCCCGAACGCGGTCACCGGCTTGACGGCCTTATTGCAAGACTGAAGTATGTTGCACCCAAGGCACAGTTTCTCTACCTCTCGGCAACGATCGGCTCTCCCCATCTTCTCGCAAAAAAACTTGGCGCAAACCTGGTCTCCTATGCAGACCGGCCGGTTGCGCTGGAGCGGCATTTGATCTTTACCGAGCGTGACTCAAAAGTTCCCTACATCAAGAAGCTGGTCTTTGAGGAGTACGACAAAACCTCATCGAAGGGTTTCCGCGGGCAGACGATTGTCTTTGCAAATGCACGCAGCCGCTGTCACACGATCTCTGATGCGATCGGCAAACTCTCAGCTCCCTATCATGCTGGTCTCACGTCTCAGGAACGGCGTGCGGTTGAGCGGCAGTTTGAGGAAGGAAAGCTTGCCTGTGTGGTGACGACCGCAGCTCTTGCCGCAGGAGTTGACTTTCCTGCATCGCAGGTTATCTTCGATGCTCTTGCGATGGGTATCA
The nucleotide sequence above comes from Methanorbis furvi. Encoded proteins:
- a CDS encoding winged helix-turn-helix transcriptional regulator, with the translated sequence MPDDPLTNILRSKRETTRFQVLVEVAEHQPSIRQQEIAEKLGVTPQAISEYVRDLVEDGFISAEGRGRYYVTHKGVEWVLNNAEVLESYARHVRRDIIHQVATWAAIADTDLKNGDSVGVYMKNGWLYAGKKPQTAMGMVTADANAGMDVGVARLAGIIEHTEGKIDIAKVPRIERGGSKMVPSDKLLSLVKNADIVGAVGLEAYLALKNSGVTPDMFFGAREGVIEAAFHGMHCLMLIVDEEFTDFLKRLETAGLSYTIHELVS
- a CDS encoding DEAD/DEAH box helicase, which translates into the protein MVTVVQPYKKGYKTYFCDDSKNGKIKHVGTVELEQTSKGVRPSEFFVRRPGTSHAQKTPTKELITVLRSNGMVQLTETMPEFQEFLDSMQIPWERVTLCRTCMFDDRLTLLSDATRIRCGQEFVCLDCAKRELRRELAHIKRLGKKTQGHIEDLLEEYRDLDMVLAILQPESLDIKKTMFDRLEAHEQTPTERIENLPLPREFVDVCGVETLMPAQQRAVESGLLFGKDLLVVAATASGKTFIGEMAGLKNYLEKRGRMLFLVPLVALANQKYDRFSQKYEKLASTSLMTGVSRVNLPETKPIGNRGSGGGIVVGTYEGVDNLLRKGSAMHNIGTIVIDEVQMLEDPERGHRLDGLIARLKYVAPKAQFLYLSATIGSPHLLAKKLGANLVSYADRPVALERHLIFTERDSKVPYIKKLVFEEYDKTSSKGFRGQTIVFANARSRCHTISDAIGKLSAPYHAGLTSQERRAVERQFEEGKLACVVTTAALAAGVDFPASQVIFDALAMGINWLTVQEFHQMMGRAGRPDFHDLGRVVILAEPGGSYSRDTKLTEEEVAIRLLKGEMEEVAPVYEIEETSEEFAANAIVCRGREADIIKVGETMVGCGEDPLPELLRHKLVKKSGGVFELSPLGRVMAEQFIGMERLLEIDRLVRVMDDPLELIAELECSEEERDKERRKADRRASEKKESDWMAGKKTAPNAGSSEKKPKSDAPPAWVAEKKSASAAAKRVHETDRRSRSGKPEPERKLRREREENAATAAEAAAPRRASRELEERIERKKREAASFIPAPKRKREAEWDAVEAGIDQRRAGKYDDALKILGSYVADHPSDSRALTELGKVYDLRGDRDTAYSCYQRAAGADTQNREAIDRMNAYLIGITVDIDTDTPAERQPTGVMKKKQS
- the hypF gene encoding carbamoyltransferase HypF gives rise to the protein MRGGRVILRGIVQGVGFRPFIYAKAEKFGIRGSVINHGSEVEITAFGNQFEEFCSAVSKGPKMSVIDSVTIEPLPEGFAVPDKFSILPSADGARTGFIPADIATCESCLADILNPNSRYYGYWGTSCTDCGPRYSIIRAVPYDRERTSMDAFPPCDGCLADYHDPHNRRHHAQTVACSECGPKLLLMTGAGSPVETDDPIGKTAELLDAGCIVAVRGMGGFHICCVEESANRLKELLGRPHQSLAVMMKPESLDNYVVSRSGAEREMLEGPVHPIMILDKRDPAAHLDLSELHNLGVMLPYTGLHHLLFEKLQHPLLVMTSANVPGTPMITETSYITERMGNVAEYILSHDREIVNRCDDSVVRDGYIIRMSRGLAPLRTAMDLGNSQILGVGPELNANATIYKDGFVVTSPHIGNIRNPATVAYLNETIEKLTSLTRARPEIIAHDLHPQFLSTRVAHELAEEYNAVLCPVQHHRAHIASVTTEEVVGIAIDGVGYGDDATIWGGEILTGSPENGYARTGHLEPVLMPGGDLATRFPERMLYGILPDDATLDLLAGRGWDDVALRVLSQQTAKKFNCPVTTSTGRVLDAVAALLGICRERTYDGEPSMMLEAYAARGTAASLPIKIVSGNDGADVLLTSEILKEGRAMLVRGSSVEDAAASIQTALAKGIAEMAVRSVERSGINVAALSGGVAINRSIRETILAFLADANVPCRINPKYPFGDGCISCGQVVTAGVLSKAGKL